One genomic region from Oceaniferula flava encodes:
- a CDS encoding glycosyl hydrolase family 95 catalytic domain-containing protein — translation MRVSKFIPFVLVLATTLIGVIAVPNSAEAKIGYKEFLGNHDMVWDRIPNRWEVAPFSGNGNVGFTFYQPKGAKNVISIFTSRHDYYDHRLPYEGNQCLWIYRCRLPLGHFNLTSKGDITGVDLRLDLWNAELVGTIATTAGSYRVRALTHRTSDVIYFETDASDGESVKISWHPELAKSSVRQTLERGGGPKGGFWDIMRKAPYPLPPEPELSEADGIQFCLQKLYQHRGETTTAWETLGVADGKQTLLASVHHSFPEKNSKATVQANLQQAKESLKAQKFIATHRQWWHAYYPKSFLTMNDPEKEAFYWIQMYKLASAMSEDGPILDVLGPWYHYTFWPMVWGDLNVQLIYWTHLTANRMSVGASLPNNLDKYAHNLEKNVPERWKDSMALGALFPQDCLSYDNAKTPDMLAWILHNYWLHCEYAGDRKRMRDGLFPLLRKNVNGYLNYLRENPVKADDGKIHIKKSWSPEYPGGRGQDINFTIGLLRWACRTLIDIDKEHQLNDPLASKWQHVLDHLVDFQTDENGLRIGKTIPFEKPHRHYSHLLPFFPLSEITPENPKDAKLLKTSVDHWLDVTINGKEKVKAMPVTGYTATGAASMYARLGDAEKAAYYLDFLINHKNVSPTTMYAEGNPVIESPLSFASSVHDMLLQSWGGKIRVLHGTPKAWADVAFHQLRTEGAFLVSAKKKAGVTQFVTVKSLAGSPCQVQIDISNPIITINGEQAKPAQVTKTADGFYTIDLQQGDRVTFTPVALDQADLSIVPIPVPVDKRNAFGLNDQTIRLPGHRFYFPE, via the coding sequence ATGAGAGTATCAAAATTTATCCCCTTCGTTTTAGTCTTAGCGACGACACTCATTGGAGTGATTGCGGTTCCCAACAGCGCGGAGGCCAAGATCGGTTACAAAGAGTTTTTGGGAAACCACGACATGGTTTGGGATCGGATACCGAATCGTTGGGAGGTGGCTCCTTTCTCAGGAAACGGCAATGTGGGATTCACCTTCTATCAGCCGAAGGGCGCAAAGAATGTCATCTCGATCTTTACCAGTCGGCACGATTACTACGATCATCGGCTACCGTATGAGGGCAATCAATGTCTGTGGATCTATCGCTGTCGGCTTCCATTAGGTCACTTCAACCTCACCTCAAAAGGCGACATCACGGGTGTCGATTTACGTTTGGACCTGTGGAATGCGGAGCTGGTGGGCACGATAGCAACGACCGCCGGATCATATCGAGTGCGCGCTTTGACTCACCGAACCAGCGATGTCATTTATTTTGAAACGGACGCGTCTGATGGTGAGTCGGTAAAGATCTCGTGGCACCCTGAATTGGCCAAATCATCCGTGCGCCAAACCTTGGAACGAGGTGGAGGACCGAAGGGAGGCTTCTGGGACATCATGCGCAAGGCACCCTATCCTCTGCCGCCCGAGCCGGAGTTGAGCGAAGCGGACGGGATACAGTTTTGTCTGCAAAAACTCTACCAGCACCGAGGTGAAACCACGACCGCTTGGGAAACTCTGGGAGTTGCCGATGGGAAGCAAACTCTCCTCGCCAGTGTGCACCATAGTTTTCCAGAGAAGAATAGTAAGGCAACGGTCCAAGCCAACTTGCAACAGGCCAAAGAATCGCTGAAAGCGCAGAAGTTCATCGCCACGCACCGCCAGTGGTGGCACGCGTATTACCCGAAGAGTTTCCTCACCATGAACGATCCGGAGAAGGAGGCATTCTACTGGATTCAGATGTATAAGTTAGCTTCGGCCATGAGTGAGGACGGACCGATTCTTGACGTCCTAGGGCCGTGGTATCACTACACCTTCTGGCCGATGGTCTGGGGGGATTTGAACGTGCAGTTGATTTACTGGACACACCTCACCGCGAACCGGATGTCCGTGGGGGCGTCGCTTCCTAACAATCTGGACAAGTATGCTCATAACTTGGAAAAAAACGTGCCGGAGCGCTGGAAGGACAGCATGGCTCTGGGTGCCCTGTTTCCGCAGGACTGCCTTTCCTACGACAATGCCAAGACGCCGGACATGTTAGCCTGGATCTTGCATAACTACTGGCTGCACTGCGAATACGCGGGCGATCGGAAACGGATGCGTGACGGACTGTTCCCACTGCTACGCAAGAATGTGAATGGCTACCTTAACTATCTGCGCGAGAACCCGGTGAAAGCAGACGACGGCAAAATCCACATCAAGAAAAGTTGGTCGCCAGAATACCCGGGTGGCCGCGGACAGGATATCAACTTTACTATCGGTCTGCTGCGCTGGGCATGCCGCACCTTGATCGACATCGATAAAGAGCATCAGCTCAACGATCCCTTAGCCAGCAAGTGGCAGCATGTTCTTGATCACTTGGTGGATTTCCAAACGGATGAAAATGGTCTGCGAATTGGGAAAACCATCCCTTTCGAGAAACCACACCGCCACTACTCGCACCTGCTGCCATTTTTTCCTCTATCAGAAATCACTCCGGAAAACCCGAAAGATGCCAAGTTGCTGAAGACATCGGTCGATCATTGGTTAGATGTGACCATCAACGGCAAGGAGAAGGTGAAAGCAATGCCTGTCACCGGCTACACCGCAACGGGTGCGGCCTCCATGTATGCGCGACTGGGCGATGCGGAAAAGGCGGCTTACTACCTCGATTTCTTGATCAATCACAAGAATGTTTCCCCGACCACGATGTATGCCGAAGGCAATCCGGTGATCGAGAGTCCTCTATCGTTTGCCAGCAGCGTGCACGATATGTTGCTGCAGAGCTGGGGTGGGAAAATCCGGGTCCTTCACGGCACGCCGAAAGCCTGGGCGGATGTGGCATTTCACCAGCTGCGCACCGAAGGAGCTTTTCTGGTCAGTGCCAAGAAAAAAGCCGGCGTCACCCAGTTCGTGACGGTGAAGAGTCTGGCCGGTTCGCCGTGCCAGGTGCAGATCGATATTTCCAATCCTATCATCACGATCAACGGTGAGCAGGCAAAACCGGCGCAGGTAACGAAGACAGCAGACGGGTTTTATACGATCGATCTTCAACAAGGAGACCGCGTGACCTTCACGCCGGTCGCGCTGGATCAGGCGGATCTCAGCATTGTTCCGATCCCAGTTCCGGTGGATAAGCGGAACGCCTTTGGTCTCAATGATCAAACCATCCGCCTACCGGGGCATCGTTTTTATTTTCCTGAATAG
- a CDS encoding sulfatase-like hydrolase/transferase, which produces MAAPTPKPNVIFILSDDQRYDSLSLTGNPVTQTPHIDRLAKQGVFFKNAFVTSPICGPSRANLFTAQWERTNRVGFTSVSKNFVSEKAFGNSFLMQLKEAGYSTAFIGKHHTKIADRSNTQLKQNIDFCYYGEGHLGFHPADKKKTFSNLTNKSQIEGLFEAFEAYLKPGDDSFYENAHASIKKQLKPRDPNKPFCAWINFNLPHQASLGGMGTRPGDPKFYSTLYQGEQNKFAMPAGYPGNLSLPKDVITREEQPGYYRFSEASLKRSLLKTSRAVYGIDQFVGNLRAVLEKLGLAENTIIVFFSDNGLLYGEHGLGGKTMLYEESVHVPLIVYSPHLAAENRGSQRAELVVGQDIPATLLEMCGLSIPETYQGQSMVPLLGNKKVGWREDIFLENLFTDQGYPRQDAVRGERFKYIRYYSKENDRNKYLPDGIEGEQPIYEELFDLANDPKEQRNLANNPEYETVLKKHRARCKQLKQELSPK; this is translated from the coding sequence ATGGCTGCACCGACGCCGAAACCGAATGTCATTTTCATCCTCAGCGATGATCAGCGCTACGACTCACTGAGCCTGACCGGCAACCCGGTGACGCAAACTCCACACATCGATCGATTGGCAAAGCAGGGGGTGTTTTTTAAAAACGCCTTTGTCACCAGTCCGATCTGCGGTCCCAGTCGGGCCAACCTTTTCACCGCACAATGGGAGCGAACAAACCGGGTAGGATTCACCAGTGTCTCGAAGAATTTTGTCTCGGAGAAAGCATTTGGAAACAGCTTCCTGATGCAGCTCAAAGAGGCAGGCTACTCGACCGCTTTTATCGGCAAGCACCACACCAAGATTGCCGATCGCAGCAATACACAGCTCAAGCAGAATATCGATTTCTGTTATTATGGCGAAGGTCACCTCGGGTTTCATCCGGCCGACAAAAAGAAGACGTTTAGCAATTTAACAAACAAGTCGCAGATCGAGGGGCTGTTTGAGGCCTTTGAAGCGTATCTGAAGCCTGGCGATGATTCTTTCTACGAGAATGCTCATGCCTCGATTAAAAAGCAGCTCAAACCGCGCGATCCTAATAAACCATTTTGCGCATGGATTAACTTCAACCTCCCGCACCAGGCGAGCTTGGGAGGTATGGGGACAAGACCCGGAGATCCGAAGTTTTACTCCACACTCTACCAAGGCGAGCAAAACAAGTTCGCCATGCCAGCTGGCTACCCTGGAAATCTATCACTTCCCAAAGATGTCATCACCAGAGAAGAACAGCCGGGTTACTATCGATTCTCTGAGGCCTCGCTGAAGCGGTCGCTGCTGAAAACCTCCAGAGCCGTTTATGGGATCGATCAATTTGTCGGTAACCTTCGTGCGGTGTTAGAAAAACTAGGTTTGGCTGAAAATACCATCATCGTATTTTTCTCGGACAACGGTTTGCTCTACGGGGAGCATGGTCTCGGTGGGAAAACGATGCTTTACGAGGAATCGGTGCATGTGCCGCTGATCGTTTATTCGCCACACTTAGCCGCTGAAAACCGTGGCTCGCAACGAGCGGAGTTGGTGGTGGGGCAGGATATCCCCGCGACCTTGTTGGAAATGTGTGGGCTGAGCATTCCGGAAACCTATCAAGGACAGAGTATGGTGCCATTGTTAGGAAACAAAAAGGTAGGTTGGCGCGAAGACATCTTTCTGGAAAACCTGTTCACTGATCAAGGATACCCACGGCAGGATGCGGTGCGTGGCGAGCGATTTAAATACATCCGCTATTACAGTAAGGAAAACGACCGGAACAAGTATCTCCCCGACGGTATCGAAGGCGAGCAGCCGATCTACGAAGAACTTTTCGACCTGGCCAACGACCCTAAAGAGCAGCGGAACCTAGCGAACAATCCGGAATATGAAACGGTGCTGAAAAAACACCGCGCACGGTGCAAGCAGCTCAAGCAAGAGCTATCCCCTAAGTAG
- a CDS encoding sulfatase, which translates to MKNLHLSLFSIGTLLIAGNSAVIAADQNRPAKPNIILLLTDDLGWQDVKCYDIDKPSPMETPNIDALAKKGVQFWQAYSPAPSCAPSRAAILSGLHPARAQLTHVVGGKPPAPYSKKGHRMMPPWYSGQMTAERVTIAEALKSNGYTTGHSGKWHLAIKHNSFPQPTDQGFDWSRGNSGVTRRMTPHRLTGFATEKANDPYRLDENGFATHELSEDALTFVRENKDKPFFLYYATKLVHAPIHTRSEKLLKKYVKKLGVELPENPQEWKGEGQTNPFYCAMVEELDYYVGQMFDYLEKTDDPRWPGHKLSENTYIIFTSDNGGMENMPGEVITDNYPLDRGKISAMEGGIRVPLIIVGPGIKDGVQSDVMVNGLDFYPTILSLTGTQEPEGKHFDGCDISKLLKRDPTDPKLVTNDRGEVRDTMLWHFPNSVALESAIRVGDFKLVRNYDHLSNPKVPELELYQLYEMGYGKPKRVDIEEAKNLVNAMPEKAKAMNARLTELLTEMKASYPHYNPHYRATLPNKEKVPSVLSLKQSGDKVECVYQENGAELARADLIYTLNGGDKHGEEWFRKAATVLAGNKISATLPKGTTHYVINLIDENNFLVSYPDVSKATRSAKTPSSTAQAVE; encoded by the coding sequence ATGAAGAACCTCCACTTGTCATTATTCTCTATCGGAACGCTGCTCATCGCCGGAAACTCAGCGGTGATCGCAGCCGATCAGAACCGACCCGCCAAGCCCAACATCATCCTCCTGCTCACCGATGACCTCGGGTGGCAGGACGTGAAGTGCTATGACATCGACAAACCGTCGCCGATGGAGACACCCAATATTGACGCTCTGGCGAAGAAGGGAGTTCAATTTTGGCAGGCTTATTCGCCCGCACCAAGTTGTGCACCGAGCCGGGCTGCCATTTTAAGTGGTCTCCATCCTGCACGCGCGCAACTGACTCATGTGGTCGGCGGCAAACCACCCGCGCCTTACAGTAAAAAGGGCCACCGCATGATGCCTCCGTGGTATAGCGGGCAAATGACCGCCGAGCGTGTAACCATCGCTGAGGCATTAAAAAGCAATGGCTACACCACCGGCCACAGCGGCAAGTGGCACCTGGCGATCAAACACAATTCTTTTCCCCAACCGACAGATCAAGGTTTCGACTGGTCGCGCGGCAACTCAGGAGTCACCAGGAGAATGACGCCGCACCGATTGACGGGATTCGCCACAGAGAAGGCAAACGATCCGTATCGGCTCGATGAAAACGGATTCGCCACCCATGAACTCAGCGAAGATGCACTCACTTTTGTGCGTGAGAACAAAGACAAGCCTTTCTTTCTCTACTACGCCACCAAGCTCGTGCATGCGCCGATCCATACGCGCAGTGAGAAGCTATTGAAAAAATACGTGAAAAAACTCGGCGTGGAACTGCCTGAAAATCCACAGGAATGGAAGGGCGAGGGCCAGACCAATCCCTTCTACTGCGCCATGGTGGAAGAACTCGATTACTACGTCGGCCAGATGTTTGATTACTTGGAAAAGACCGATGATCCACGCTGGCCTGGACATAAGTTGAGCGAAAACACGTATATCATTTTTACTTCCGACAATGGAGGGATGGAAAACATGCCCGGCGAAGTCATCACCGATAACTACCCGCTCGATCGTGGCAAAATCTCCGCGATGGAGGGAGGCATTCGCGTGCCGCTGATCATAGTTGGGCCGGGGATCAAGGACGGTGTGCAGTCGGACGTGATGGTCAATGGACTCGATTTCTACCCGACGATTCTTTCTCTCACTGGAACTCAAGAACCTGAGGGGAAACACTTCGACGGCTGTGATATTTCCAAGCTTCTGAAAAGGGATCCCACCGACCCCAAACTGGTGACAAACGATCGCGGCGAGGTGCGCGATACCATGCTATGGCATTTCCCCAACAGTGTCGCGCTGGAAAGTGCGATTCGCGTGGGTGACTTCAAGCTGGTGCGTAATTACGATCACCTGAGCAACCCGAAAGTGCCCGAGCTGGAATTGTATCAGCTCTATGAAATGGGCTATGGAAAACCAAAACGGGTCGATATCGAAGAGGCCAAAAACCTGGTCAATGCGATGCCGGAAAAAGCAAAGGCGATGAATGCTCGGCTCACCGAACTTCTCACGGAGATGAAGGCGAGTTACCCGCATTACAATCCTCATTACCGGGCCACACTGCCGAACAAGGAGAAGGTGCCGTCGGTGCTTTCCCTGAAACAAAGCGGCGACAAGGTGGAGTGCGTCTATCAGGAAAATGGTGCCGAACTAGCTCGCGCCGACTTGATCTACACCCTCAACGGCGGAGACAAACACGGCGAAGAGTGGTTTCGCAAGGCTGCGACGGTGCTGGCCGGGAACAAGATTTCCGCCACCCTGCCCAAAGGAACCACGCACTACGTGATCAACCTGATTGATGAAAACAACTTCCTCGTTAGTTACCCGGATGTGAGCAAAGCGACCCGAAGTGCCAAAACACCATCGTCGACCGCGCAGGCCGTCGAATAA
- a CDS encoding sulfatase → MNLIPSITFTLAPRIRRRFARSLAVGTLASLLVGQAAMADNPPPNIIIFYVDDLGWQDVQINDVDKPCPFETPNITKFAKAGMNFTQGYSPAPTCSPSRAGIITGQHPAKIGMTHVTLGRIEEGGKSERLVDPYLQDPLDLTLLTLADAMKANGYRTGHSGKWHVGLDASSYGFEVVNQERGPHRSMPDRTKGFATADDKKYPLSKEKYAPFSDKKPQGISYPYDEVTESALKFIGESGDKPFFLNLCHWMVHWPALTRNGELLEYYCDKMGQPFPPKPGDMTLPGQQNPYFASMVTTVDWSLGRLVDYLKKTDDPRQPGKKLIETTYIFFTSDNGGAEKRGKEILSDNAPLKYGKAHAEEGGIRVPMVISGPGIEAGSQFDGLVNQLDYFPTILKLTQSKIAPEDAKELSGLDISPVLKGESQKIVDAAGKERDHLFWHFPHGDEDSMRSAIRRGDFKLYKRHVPNDYELYQIYKDGKRNDYEEVKDLAKNPEYSDVVKRLSETLEAELAANHAEGPYLNPNYAEKTLPVAELGKVSFKANTRMARVNVKPDGPTIQQAYVIYCDAPVEGKKKGAKKKGRRSRQEKVPEDVAIPGMRSPANLLKEGKSANAKIPENIEYYRFMVIDSNNYAQYSEILQAK, encoded by the coding sequence ATGAATTTGATACCGTCGATTACTTTCACCCTCGCTCCGCGTATACGTCGTCGTTTTGCGCGTAGCCTGGCAGTTGGAACTCTCGCCTCGCTGCTGGTCGGACAAGCCGCCATGGCCGATAACCCACCACCTAACATCATCATTTTCTACGTCGATGACCTCGGCTGGCAGGATGTGCAGATCAATGATGTCGATAAACCATGTCCCTTCGAGACTCCAAATATCACGAAATTTGCTAAAGCTGGCATGAATTTCACCCAAGGCTACTCGCCAGCGCCTACCTGTTCACCATCGCGCGCAGGCATCATCACCGGCCAGCACCCGGCGAAAATTGGCATGACCCATGTCACCCTTGGGAGAATCGAGGAGGGAGGAAAGAGCGAGCGATTGGTGGATCCGTATCTCCAGGATCCGCTGGACCTGACGCTGCTCACCTTGGCCGATGCGATGAAGGCGAATGGTTACCGCACCGGGCATTCGGGCAAGTGGCACGTCGGCCTGGATGCTTCCAGCTATGGCTTCGAAGTGGTGAACCAGGAGCGTGGCCCGCACCGCAGCATGCCCGATCGCACCAAAGGCTTTGCTACGGCAGACGATAAGAAATATCCTCTCAGTAAGGAAAAATACGCACCGTTCAGTGACAAGAAGCCGCAGGGAATTTCCTACCCCTATGACGAGGTGACTGAATCGGCATTGAAGTTCATCGGTGAGAGCGGAGACAAGCCGTTTTTCCTCAACCTGTGTCACTGGATGGTTCACTGGCCGGCGCTGACTCGTAATGGCGAGTTATTAGAATATTATTGCGACAAGATGGGCCAACCCTTCCCTCCGAAGCCTGGCGACATGACGCTTCCTGGCCAACAGAACCCCTACTTTGCGTCGATGGTGACCACCGTCGATTGGAGCCTCGGCCGACTTGTGGATTACCTCAAAAAAACCGACGATCCGAGACAGCCTGGGAAAAAGCTGATCGAAACCACTTACATCTTCTTCACATCCGACAATGGGGGGGCGGAAAAACGTGGCAAAGAAATCCTCTCAGACAACGCCCCATTGAAATACGGCAAGGCCCACGCGGAAGAGGGCGGCATACGGGTGCCCATGGTGATCTCAGGACCAGGAATCGAAGCCGGCAGCCAGTTCGATGGATTGGTCAATCAGCTCGATTACTTTCCCACGATCCTGAAGCTCACGCAGTCGAAGATCGCTCCGGAAGATGCCAAAGAGCTCAGCGGCTTGGACATCTCCCCGGTGCTCAAAGGGGAGTCGCAGAAAATTGTCGATGCAGCCGGGAAAGAGCGCGATCACCTCTTCTGGCACTTTCCCCACGGTGATGAAGATTCCATGAGATCCGCCATCCGCAGAGGTGACTTCAAGCTCTACAAGCGCCATGTGCCGAATGACTATGAACTCTATCAGATTTATAAAGACGGCAAACGTAACGACTACGAGGAAGTCAAAGACCTCGCGAAAAACCCTGAGTATAGCGATGTGGTGAAACGCCTCAGCGAAACGCTGGAAGCCGAGCTCGCCGCCAACCACGCCGAAGGACCGTATCTCAATCCGAACTATGCCGAGAAGACCCTGCCTGTGGCCGAGCTGGGGAAAGTTTCGTTCAAGGCAAACACCCGCATGGCGCGGGTCAACGTCAAGCCTGACGGCCCAACGATCCAACAAGCTTATGTGATCTACTGCGATGCGCCGGTGGAGGGTAAGAAAAAAGGAGCGAAGAAAAAAGGTCGTCGTTCGCGTCAGGAGAAGGTACCTGAGGATGTGGCCATCCCCGGCATGCGCAGCCCCGCCAACCTTCTCAAAGAGGGAAAAAGTGCGAACGCAAAGATCCCTGAAAACATCGAGTATTACCGATTCATGGTGATCGATTCGAACAACTACGCGCAATACAGCGAGATCCTCCAAGCCAAGTAA
- a CDS encoding ATP-binding protein yields MRTLPLLALLALLYGVLPLLAAATPLSELKLSQLEQRLQEIDAELSQLAHPSLRTGVGSIGYRSARHETNEHTEWVQINLGEVCALDEIILVPNIYRDSEEGFQADGFPTEFRIITGTSPDDPGTLLGEYSSATSEPMGIAPRILPAYGVKASWVRIEATELSLRAFDKYTNAHYLFQLAEVFVYSNGKNVALHRPVQTSSQHHEISTSPWNSRFLVDGFTPYLMNAAQGLQSVAYISKPNQSSVLTIDLESESVIDRIQLHALEQSDTVPQAHAGDLGIPHYLRIEGASRSDFSDSISLLEQEMQSSYETGPIMMWNIPATRCRYVRIIDNRPANTFRIGFAEIQLFSNNHNVALGKKVSTTGEATVHRSLEALTDGRNLYGAILPIKDWMHQLTRRQRLDTERLSIAEELTRRYASQKTNLRWISWFAAILLVGTLSVIWFSHISRQRAIARTRERIAANLHDELGANLHAIGLLGDFAKRIVARKNATDEWAELNEVIDEVRSLTEETGETARYCTNMLETKEIHANLVGEMQQATTRLLADLDYETSFPEQNILHQLKPRRRIDLYLFYKECLTNIIRHSGATRVTAELTANENLIRLTVRDNGVGVSEAQAPESLRRRAKMLGGSVLAENLATGGSQITLQLRPRRRSLFNRTSTQPRA; encoded by the coding sequence ATGCGAACCCTGCCACTCCTTGCCCTCTTAGCGCTCCTCTACGGAGTTCTTCCCTTGTTGGCGGCAGCTACGCCTCTCAGTGAGCTCAAACTCTCGCAACTGGAACAACGGCTTCAAGAAATCGATGCCGAACTCAGCCAGCTGGCGCATCCCAGTCTGCGCACGGGGGTTGGCTCCATCGGCTACCGATCAGCTCGCCATGAAACCAACGAGCACACCGAGTGGGTGCAGATCAATCTCGGCGAAGTCTGCGCTCTCGATGAAATCATCCTCGTTCCCAACATTTATCGCGACTCTGAAGAAGGCTTCCAGGCCGATGGTTTTCCTACCGAATTCCGCATCATCACGGGCACATCCCCCGATGACCCGGGAACACTCCTTGGAGAGTATAGCTCGGCCACCAGCGAGCCAATGGGCATTGCTCCTCGCATCCTGCCAGCCTATGGAGTGAAAGCCTCATGGGTCAGGATCGAAGCGACCGAGCTCTCGTTACGAGCTTTCGATAAATACACCAATGCTCACTATCTTTTCCAGCTCGCGGAGGTCTTCGTCTATAGTAATGGAAAAAATGTCGCCCTGCACCGGCCAGTCCAAACCTCATCCCAGCATCATGAAATATCGACCAGCCCATGGAATTCGCGCTTTCTGGTCGACGGATTTACCCCCTACCTGATGAACGCTGCCCAGGGATTACAAAGTGTGGCTTATATCAGTAAGCCGAACCAATCCTCCGTGCTAACCATTGATTTGGAATCGGAAAGTGTAATCGACCGCATCCAGCTACACGCCCTTGAACAAAGCGACACCGTGCCCCAGGCGCATGCAGGAGATCTGGGGATCCCTCACTATTTACGGATCGAGGGGGCGTCTCGCTCTGACTTTTCAGACTCCATCAGCCTGCTCGAACAGGAAATGCAAAGCTCCTACGAAACAGGGCCTATTATGATGTGGAATATCCCTGCCACCCGCTGTCGATATGTCCGCATCATAGACAACCGTCCGGCGAATACATTCCGCATTGGTTTTGCTGAAATTCAATTGTTTTCTAACAACCACAACGTTGCCTTGGGAAAAAAAGTAAGCACCACCGGAGAAGCCACCGTGCACCGATCGCTGGAAGCATTGACAGACGGTCGAAACCTCTATGGAGCCATCCTCCCGATCAAAGACTGGATGCATCAGCTGACACGCCGACAAAGACTCGACACCGAACGGCTCTCTATCGCCGAAGAACTCACGCGCCGCTACGCAAGCCAAAAGACCAACCTCAGATGGATCAGCTGGTTCGCGGCCATCCTACTGGTGGGCACGCTGAGTGTCATCTGGTTCAGTCACATCTCGCGCCAGCGTGCCATCGCCAGAACCCGTGAGCGTATCGCAGCGAACCTCCACGATGAGCTTGGCGCCAACCTGCACGCGATCGGATTACTCGGTGACTTTGCAAAAAGAATCGTAGCTCGAAAAAATGCTACCGACGAGTGGGCTGAGCTAAATGAGGTGATCGATGAAGTGCGCTCACTGACAGAAGAAACAGGAGAAACAGCGCGCTACTGCACCAACATGTTAGAGACCAAGGAAATCCACGCTAATCTGGTCGGAGAAATGCAGCAAGCGACCACCCGGTTACTCGCTGACCTCGATTATGAAACCTCGTTTCCAGAACAAAACATCCTGCACCAGCTGAAGCCTCGTCGGCGCATCGACCTCTACCTATTTTACAAAGAATGTCTGACTAACATCATCCGGCATTCCGGTGCCACCCGAGTCACAGCTGAACTCACTGCCAACGAAAACCTCATCAGGCTAACTGTCCGCGACAATGGCGTGGGCGTATCAGAGGCACAGGCACCCGAATCACTACGGCGCCGTGCCAAAATGCTGGGGGGCAGCGTGCTCGCTGAAAACTTAGCCACAGGAGGTTCACAGATCACCCTACAACTTCGCCCTCGCAGACGTAGTCTCTTCAATCGCACATCAACTCAACCCCGCGCCTAA
- a CDS encoding response regulator transcription factor translates to MKSPINIMLIEDSPAYRKVITRTLASETDISLSSQFGTAEIALRSLESASAHAAPDLVLLDLNLPGMSGLEALPWIHEYSPDTKVIILTQSNQEADIVTAISQGASGYMLKSNTLDQLTDGIHNVMNGGASLDPTVAKFLIGQIKKQPPASSEETPLSQREMEVLQLIGEGLQKKEVGDRLDISPRTVAAHVENIYVKLNVKNAPSAVNKAHQLGIFPTDE, encoded by the coding sequence ATGAAATCTCCCATCAATATCATGCTGATCGAAGACAGCCCAGCCTACCGCAAGGTGATCACGCGGACGCTGGCGAGCGAGACCGATATCAGCCTCTCCAGTCAGTTTGGCACGGCAGAAATCGCCCTACGTAGTTTGGAAAGTGCCTCCGCCCACGCTGCTCCTGACCTCGTCCTACTGGATCTCAATTTACCGGGGATGAGCGGGCTTGAAGCGCTGCCGTGGATTCATGAGTATTCCCCGGATACCAAAGTCATCATTCTCACTCAATCGAATCAAGAGGCCGATATCGTAACGGCTATCTCGCAGGGAGCATCGGGTTACATGCTCAAGAGCAATACGCTCGATCAACTCACTGACGGCATCCACAACGTCATGAATGGTGGTGCATCGCTTGATCCGACCGTGGCGAAATTCCTCATTGGTCAGATAAAAAAACAGCCCCCGGCGAGCTCCGAAGAAACACCACTCAGTCAACGGGAGATGGAGGTGCTACAACTCATCGGTGAAGGTTTGCAGAAAAAGGAAGTGGGTGACCGGCTCGATATCAGCCCGCGCACCGTGGCGGCTCACGTGGAAAACATCTATGTAAAACTCAACGTTAAGAATGCTCCGTCAGCAGTGAACAAAGCCCATCAGCTCGGCATTTTTCCAACCGATGAATAA